One genomic window of Deferrivibrio essentukiensis includes the following:
- a CDS encoding NAD-glutamate dehydrogenase domain-containing protein gives MYNITFSKDSEAEYKKHELFYEEKIKNIFSGFKKSNQPFYNFAKIFIKSVPYNLIEILSDKDILNFTVKLFDTFNSRKKKKYLQTVIEPYNNDFFIGNFSIIVMNTDDRPFLVDSIREYFYEINLNSQFILHPIFSVKRNAKGDITEVDKPQIGTKNESFVVIFIQDAQPSDLKNISDELNKIYDEVCLTVDDYPDMSRMLDNLTLYYKNKSNEVSSFLQWINNNNFILQGIRILNDINLKDETYKLEQYGVYKLNRTIGIIPNMIKALKNKSFKFVNGYPIVVDKALYSSKVKKRKNYDRIILVDDKGDSLTLISMIGIFSKDALKTPPYNISIVKHKMDEIVDHFGFVNGSHDHKWLIDMLDAFPKTEIISLDKETLINIFKTVFSMHGKNQVIFYTKSFKPLKNYYVFMTFPQEKFSTETMLAIKTIFQNALDAYTLDVSVRNDDHGYVFAHFHFYIKHIESLEKLNLQLIETQIKELIKDWKDELYEELKIRFSGIKSDQLFQKFGNAFSETYKTKCTPHEAGEDISFLDNLKGINANLYTDDTKTTIKLYTKDRILLTDIMPVIDNIGIKVNEEFTYKVKCENDNYFINSIHLADINDPKQFKEQYSKILPELIINVITDKVENDKINSLCIIENLNYREIDFLRTVRNYIEQINPLYRRVSLNEALINNSKISKLFIDYLYEKFKPGQKKRDFVTIENNILNNIDKVVSVQEDNILRHFYKVITAIVRTNYFIPGKDYISFKIKSKELDIVPEPRPMFEIYVHSAQMEGIHLRGGKVARGGLRFSDRPDDFRTEILGLVKTQMVKNTVIVPVGSKGGFVVKKRYEDRELDKEHVINQYKTLIKGLLDITDNYKGKKVVHPENVVIYDEKDPYLVVAADKGTATFSDIANSVSIEYGFWLGDAFASGGSAGYDHKKVGITAKGAWESVKRHFRELGKDTQSEPFTVIGIGDMAGDVFGNGMLLSDKIKLLAAFNHIHIFIDPNPDPETSYIERVRMFKLPRSTWKDYNPKLISKGGGIFERSAKKIEISPEIKEVFDIPTDVVSGEELIRYILKARAELLWNGGIGTYIKDDFETNEEVGDKANDNVRVNASELRVKVIGEGGNLGLTQKARIRFALNGGLINTDAIDNSAGVDMSDHEVNLKILFDVLMKNNELKGMKSRNSLIAKLTPEVTELVLRDNYLQTQTISCDLIKSENNIISYVDTAEYLQSIGLLNFKIENINFIKEKRQITRPELAVLLAYTKIMLFDSAVNEFNHDSDLLKQEYIQYYPKTVIKNYSKYFNEHKLKNEITATVAVNKAVNQAGIPFFIELHKSTGQPYAKLIERYLFADKLLETSEIRKKIEELDLKVDTKVQYTMLIELEKTLKVATNWLINDNNFKLINENMDTFKNITKIVTGNLKGKFKENYDLLLGELTSCNCKPGISKAVCDIKFMKPAFDLFEIILKNKLDMSKTVKNYFNIGSLFNLPLFIKGIKQTDITTTWDRINRDNLLNRIKLFQKDFCQKYTEHGESWLKSLEKEEQIFFVNYNKFLESISAGEFNSLIPYNVMLDSLFNMINSK, from the coding sequence ATGTATAACATTACATTCTCAAAAGACTCAGAAGCTGAGTATAAAAAACATGAATTATTTTACGAAGAAAAAATCAAGAACATCTTTAGTGGGTTCAAAAAATCTAATCAACCTTTTTATAATTTTGCAAAAATATTTATAAAAAGTGTTCCTTACAACCTTATCGAAATACTTAGCGATAAAGATATTTTAAACTTTACTGTAAAACTTTTCGATACGTTTAACAGCAGAAAAAAGAAAAAATATTTGCAAACTGTTATTGAACCATACAATAACGATTTTTTCATAGGTAATTTTTCAATAATAGTTATGAATACAGATGACAGACCTTTTCTTGTTGATAGCATAAGGGAATATTTTTATGAAATAAATCTGAACAGTCAATTTATACTTCACCCAATTTTTAGCGTAAAAAGAAACGCAAAAGGTGATATTACAGAAGTAGATAAGCCACAAATTGGTACTAAAAATGAATCTTTTGTAGTAATTTTCATTCAAGATGCACAGCCATCAGATCTAAAAAATATATCTGACGAATTAAATAAAATTTATGATGAAGTTTGCCTTACCGTTGATGATTACCCTGATATGAGCAGAATGCTCGACAACTTAACCCTTTATTATAAAAATAAATCAAATGAAGTCTCATCTTTCTTACAGTGGATAAATAACAACAATTTCATTCTTCAAGGGATAAGGATATTGAATGATATCAACTTAAAGGATGAAACTTACAAACTTGAACAATATGGGGTATACAAGCTCAACAGAACAATCGGAATAATTCCTAACATGATAAAAGCCCTTAAAAATAAATCTTTTAAATTTGTGAACGGTTACCCCATCGTTGTAGATAAAGCACTCTATTCCTCAAAAGTCAAAAAAAGAAAAAACTATGATAGAATTATTCTTGTAGATGACAAAGGAGATTCCTTAACATTAATATCAATGATAGGAATCTTCTCAAAAGATGCATTAAAAACGCCACCTTATAACATCTCCATAGTAAAGCACAAAATGGACGAAATTGTAGACCATTTTGGATTTGTTAACGGTTCTCATGATCACAAATGGCTTATAGATATGCTTGATGCATTTCCTAAAACTGAAATTATCTCTCTCGATAAAGAAACTTTAATTAATATTTTTAAAACTGTTTTCTCCATGCATGGAAAAAACCAAGTCATTTTTTATACAAAAAGTTTTAAACCACTAAAGAATTACTATGTATTCATGACCTTCCCCCAAGAAAAATTCTCAACAGAGACAATGCTTGCCATTAAAACAATTTTTCAAAATGCTCTTGACGCTTATACCTTGGATGTTTCGGTAAGAAATGATGATCACGGATATGTTTTTGCTCACTTTCATTTTTATATCAAACATATAGAGTCACTTGAAAAGTTAAATTTACAACTAATTGAAACCCAAATAAAAGAGCTTATAAAGGACTGGAAAGATGAACTATATGAAGAATTAAAAATCAGATTTTCCGGTATAAAAAGTGATCAGCTATTTCAAAAATTTGGAAACGCTTTTTCTGAAACTTACAAAACCAAGTGTACACCTCACGAAGCGGGAGAAGACATCTCATTCCTTGACAATTTAAAAGGGATTAACGCAAACCTTTATACTGATGATACTAAAACCACAATTAAACTATACACAAAAGATAGAATTCTATTAACAGATATAATGCCAGTGATTGATAATATAGGGATAAAAGTCAATGAAGAGTTTACTTACAAGGTAAAATGTGAAAATGACAATTATTTTATTAATTCAATTCATCTTGCTGACATTAATGACCCAAAGCAGTTCAAAGAGCAATACTCTAAGATATTACCTGAACTAATAATAAATGTAATCACTGATAAAGTAGAAAATGACAAAATTAACAGCTTATGTATTATAGAAAATTTAAACTATCGTGAAATTGACTTTTTAAGAACTGTAAGAAACTATATTGAGCAAATAAATCCGCTCTATAGAAGAGTAAGCTTGAATGAAGCCCTAATTAATAACAGTAAAATATCCAAACTATTTATTGACTATCTATATGAAAAATTCAAACCGGGACAAAAAAAGCGAGATTTTGTCACAATAGAAAACAATATCTTAAATAACATTGATAAGGTCGTATCAGTACAGGAAGATAACATATTAAGACATTTTTACAAAGTTATAACAGCAATTGTAAGAACAAATTACTTTATACCTGGCAAAGACTATATTTCATTCAAGATTAAATCAAAAGAGCTTGACATAGTGCCTGAGCCAAGACCGATGTTTGAAATTTACGTCCACAGCGCTCAAATGGAAGGTATACATTTGAGAGGTGGAAAGGTTGCAAGAGGTGGGTTGAGATTTAGTGACAGACCTGATGATTTCAGAACAGAAATATTAGGGCTGGTAAAAACCCAGATGGTAAAAAATACAGTAATTGTCCCTGTTGGTTCAAAAGGTGGATTTGTCGTCAAGAAAAGGTATGAGGACAGGGAATTAGATAAAGAGCACGTTATTAACCAGTATAAAACACTAATAAAAGGGCTTCTTGACATTACAGACAACTATAAAGGTAAGAAAGTAGTTCACCCTGAAAATGTGGTAATATACGATGAAAAAGACCCTTACTTAGTAGTTGCGGCTGACAAGGGTACAGCAACATTTAGCGATATTGCCAACAGTGTTTCCATAGAATACGGGTTCTGGCTCGGAGATGCTTTTGCATCGGGAGGTAGTGCCGGTTATGATCATAAAAAAGTAGGAATTACAGCAAAAGGGGCTTGGGAATCTGTAAAGAGACACTTTAGGGAGCTTGGAAAAGACACTCAGAGTGAACCGTTTACAGTGATTGGTATTGGTGATATGGCAGGAGATGTTTTTGGTAATGGAATGCTGCTTTCCGACAAAATTAAGCTGTTAGCAGCCTTCAACCATATACATATATTCATTGATCCAAATCCTGATCCTGAAACAAGCTACATTGAAAGAGTCAGGATGTTTAAACTTCCAAGGTCCACTTGGAAAGATTACAATCCAAAGCTTATCTCCAAGGGTGGCGGAATATTTGAAAGAAGCGCTAAGAAAATTGAAATTTCACCTGAAATCAAAGAAGTTTTTGATATACCAACTGATGTCGTTTCAGGGGAAGAATTAATCAGATATATATTAAAAGCTAGAGCTGAGCTTTTATGGAATGGTGGAATTGGAACATATATTAAAGATGACTTTGAAACCAATGAAGAGGTTGGTGATAAAGCAAACGACAATGTGAGGGTTAATGCTTCCGAGTTAAGAGTAAAAGTAATAGGTGAAGGTGGCAATCTCGGACTTACCCAAAAAGCAAGAATAAGATTTGCATTAAACGGAGGTCTAATAAATACCGACGCAATTGACAACTCTGCTGGCGTGGATATGTCTGACCATGAAGTAAACTTAAAAATCTTATTCGATGTACTTATGAAGAATAATGAACTGAAAGGTATGAAATCCAGAAATTCTCTCATAGCCAAATTAACCCCAGAAGTAACTGAGCTTGTTTTGAGGGATAATTACTTGCAGACTCAAACTATAAGTTGTGACTTAATAAAATCTGAAAACAACATAATTTCATATGTTGATACTGCAGAATATTTACAAAGCATAGGGCTTTTAAACTTTAAAATAGAAAATATTAACTTTATAAAAGAGAAAAGACAGATAACAAGACCTGAGTTAGCAGTACTGTTGGCATATACAAAGATTATGTTATTTGATAGCGCAGTAAACGAGTTTAATCATGATTCAGATTTGCTAAAGCAGGAATATATTCAATATTATCCTAAAACAGTTATAAAAAATTATTCTAAGTATTTTAACGAACACAAACTTAAAAATGAAATAACAGCAACAGTGGCAGTTAATAAAGCGGTAAATCAAGCAGGTATACCTTTCTTCATAGAGCTTCATAAATCTACAGGGCAGCCCTATGCCAAACTTATAGAAAGATACCTTTTTGCGGATAAACTCCTTGAAACTTCTGAAATAAGGAAAAAAATAGAAGAGCTTGATTTGAAAGTTGATACAAAAGTCCAATATACTATGCTGATTGAGCTTGAAAAAACACTAAAAGTCGCAACAAATTGGCTTATTAATGACAACAACTTCAAGCTAATTAATGAAAATATGGACACCTTTAAGAATATAACTAAAATTGTTACAGGAAATCTCAAAGGTAAATTTAAAGAAAACTATGATCTACTTTTAGGAGAATTAACCTCTTGTAACTGTAAACCGGGAATCTCAAAAGCAGTTTGTGATATCAAATTTATGAAACCGGCATTTGACCTTTTTGAAATTATATTAAAGAATAAGCTTGATATGTCTAAAACTGTTAAAAACTACTTCAACATAGGCTCACTATTTAACCTTCCACTATTTATTAAAGGGATAAAACAAACTGATATAACAACTACTTGGGATAGGATTAACAGAGATAACCTATTAAACAGAATAAAACTATTCCAAAAAGATTTTTGCCAAAAATACACTGAGCATGGAGAAAGCTGGTTGAAATCTTTGGAAAAGGAAGAGCAAATATTTTTTGTGAACTATAATAAGTTTTTGGAATCTATCAGTGCAGGAGAGTTTAATAGCCTTATACCATATAACGTAATGCTAGACTCTCTATTTAATATGATAAACTCAAAATAA
- a CDS encoding M16 family metallopeptidase, with product MLKKSLLALLIILLMEVALTAAVKETTLKNGVDFVYKYIPNVKVTSVQVWMKTGSVNETTEINGISHFLEHLVFKGTTKFKPDEIDLVVESNGGQMNAATSKDYTFYYITIPTYNSKVAFEVLSEMVFNATFIKDEIDKERPVVIQEIKRKYDNPTFDMWKYISDTLYVDTPYSMEIIGTEDNIRNFTRKQIVDYYNKYYHPKNMTLVVVGDISYEEAKALATQYFEKFREVSPGKSYSLNKKIQLSKDDFKVFKKDLTQTYAAIVYPAFPITDQRTYALDVLTEILGSGENSILKSKLKSELNLVTSIYAGSMGQKFVGSFVIYFTADDENFNKVINETDKILKNIIDGKIDDNMLTRAKNRLKSQMVFQREKTSSEANDIGYSFTLDIKDYYFNYTDKINSVTIDDLKKVAKEVFDNHRIIVATSKSELKL from the coding sequence GTGTTGAAGAAATCTTTGCTTGCTTTGCTTATAATACTCTTAATGGAGGTCGCATTGACTGCTGCTGTTAAAGAAACAACCTTAAAAAACGGTGTTGACTTTGTTTATAAATACATTCCAAATGTTAAGGTTACTTCGGTTCAGGTTTGGATGAAAACAGGCTCTGTTAATGAGACAACGGAAATAAACGGAATTTCTCATTTTTTGGAGCATCTTGTTTTCAAAGGCACCACAAAATTTAAACCTGATGAAATAGATTTAGTAGTAGAATCGAACGGCGGCCAAATGAATGCAGCTACAAGCAAAGATTACACTTTTTACTACATTACAATACCAACTTACAACTCAAAGGTTGCATTTGAAGTCCTTAGTGAAATGGTCTTCAATGCAACCTTTATTAAAGATGAAATAGACAAGGAAAGACCTGTAGTTATACAGGAAATTAAAAGAAAATATGATAACCCTACATTTGATATGTGGAAATATATTTCTGATACCCTTTATGTTGATACACCCTACTCTATGGAAATTATTGGCACTGAGGATAACATAAGAAATTTTACAAGAAAACAGATAGTTGATTACTACAATAAATATTACCACCCTAAAAATATGACTTTAGTGGTTGTTGGTGATATATCATATGAAGAAGCCAAGGCCCTTGCCACTCAATATTTTGAAAAATTTAGAGAAGTAAGCCCAGGTAAAAGCTACTCTCTTAACAAAAAGATACAGCTTAGCAAAGACGACTTTAAAGTTTTCAAGAAGGATTTAACCCAAACTTACGCTGCAATTGTTTATCCAGCTTTTCCCATTACTGACCAAAGAACTTATGCACTTGATGTACTAACTGAAATTTTAGGTAGTGGGGAGAATTCAATTTTAAAATCAAAATTAAAAAGTGAATTAAATTTAGTCACGTCTATTTATGCAGGCTCTATGGGACAAAAATTTGTAGGAAGTTTTGTAATCTATTTTACTGCTGATGATGAAAATTTTAATAAAGTTATCAATGAAACAGATAAAATATTAAAAAACATAATTGATGGAAAAATAGATGACAACATGCTTACAAGAGCTAAAAATAGATTAAAAAGTCAAATGGTCTTCCAAAGGGAAAAAACATCTTCTGAGGCAAATGACATAGGATATTCATTTACACTTGATATTAAAGATTACTACTTCAATTACACTGACAAAATTAATTCAGTAACAATAGATGATTTGAAAAAAGTCGCTAAAGAAGTTTTTGATAATCACAGAATAATTGTAGCCACGTCAAAATCAGAATTAAAACTATAA
- the elbB gene encoding isoprenoid biosynthesis glyoxalase ElbB gives MGKKIGVVLSGCGVFDGSEIHEAVLTLLYLDKKGADLVMMAPNIEQMHVVNHLTGEVSEGEKRNVLVESARIARGNIKDIKDVSVNDIDALVFPGGFGAAKNLSTFAVDGPDCKIDEDVKRLVKEVIQAKKPLVAICIAPVLVAKALEGTNIKSSITIGTDEGVAGAIESLGANHISCPVKEAIVDKENKIVTTPAYMLGQSISEVAAGIEKTIDKLFELL, from the coding sequence ATGGGTAAAAAAATTGGTGTTGTTTTAAGTGGTTGTGGAGTATTTGATGGAAGTGAGATTCATGAAGCCGTTTTGACACTTTTATATCTTGATAAGAAGGGTGCTGATTTAGTAATGATGGCACCAAATATTGAACAGATGCATGTTGTAAATCATCTTACCGGTGAGGTAAGTGAAGGTGAAAAAAGGAATGTATTAGTTGAGTCTGCAAGGATTGCAAGAGGTAATATAAAGGATATTAAAGATGTTTCTGTAAATGATATCGATGCACTTGTTTTTCCTGGTGGGTTTGGTGCTGCTAAAAACCTTTCTACTTTTGCGGTAGATGGCCCTGACTGCAAAATAGATGAAGATGTAAAAAGACTGGTTAAAGAAGTAATACAGGCTAAAAAACCTCTTGTGGCTATCTGTATAGCCCCTGTGTTGGTAGCAAAGGCACTTGAAGGGACTAACATCAAGTCATCAATTACAATAGGGACAGATGAGGGTGTTGCCGGTGCAATAGAATCTCTTGGAGCTAATCATATATCATGTCCGGTAAAGGAAGCTATTGTAGATAAAGAAAATAAAATTGTAACTACTCCTGCGTATATGCTTGGACAAAGTATTTCAGAAGTTGCTGCTGGGATTGAAAAAACTATAGATAAGCTTTTTGAACTGTTATAA